The following are from one region of the Patagioenas fasciata isolate bPatFas1 chromosome 14, bPatFas1.hap1, whole genome shotgun sequence genome:
- the HTR4 gene encoding 5-hydroxytryptamine receptor 4 isoform X2, whose translation MEELDVNVSSSETFGVAEKIVLLTFISAVILMAILGNLLVMVSVCRDRQLRKIKTNCFIVSLAFADLLVSVLVMPFGAIELVQDNWIYGEMFCLVRTSLDVLLTTASILHLCCISLDRYYAICCQPLVYRNKMTPLRIAVMLGGCWVIPTFISFLPIMQGWNSIGIIDLIQQRQFNKASNSTYCIFMVNKPYAITCSVVAFYIPFLLMVLAYYRIYVTAREHARQIRVLQRAGAPGDGRQHPPDQHSTHRMKTETKAAKTLCIIMGCFCLCWAPFFITNIVDPFINYTVPGKLWTAFLWLGYINSGLNPFLYAFLNKAFRRAFLIILCCGVERYRRPSILGQTVPCSTTTINGSTHVLSGCSSVSKLLLLFCSRPAPV comes from the exons ATGGAAGAACTTGATGTTAATGTGAG TTCGAGTGAGACCTTCGGCGTCGCGGAGAAGATCGTGCTGCTCACCTTCATCTCTGCCGTGATCCTGATGGCCATCCTGGGGAACCTGCTGGTGATGGTGTCCGTGTGCCGGGACAGGCAGCTCAG GAAAATCAAGACCAACTGTTTCATTGTTTCCCTGGCCTTTGCGGACCTGCTGGTGTCAGTGCTGGTGATGCCGTTCGGAGCCATCGAGTTGGTTCAGGACAACTGGATCTACGGAGAGATGTTCTGCCTGGTCCGAACGTCCCTGGACGTCCTGCTCACCACGGCGTCcatcctgcacctctgctgcatCTCGCTGGACAG GTACTATGCTATCTGCTGCCAGCCTCTGGTTTACAGGAACAAGATGACTCCGCTGCGCATTGCTGTGATGCTTGGAGGGTGCTGGGTAATCCCGacatttatttctttcctccCTATCATGCAAGGCTGGAATAGCATTGGCATCATCGATCTG ATCCAGCAAAGGCAGTTCAACAAGGCTTCCAACTCCACCTACTGCATATTCATGGTCAACAAGCCATACGCCATTACCTGCTCCGTGGTGGCCTTCTACATTCCCTTCCTGCTGATGGTGCTGGCCTACTACCGCATCTACGTGACGGCCAGGGAGCACGCCCGCCAGATCCGGGTGCTGCAGCGCGCGGGGGCCCCCGGCGACGGCCGGCAGCACCCCCCGGACCAGCACAGCACGCACCGCATGAAGACTGAGACCAAAGCCGCCAAGACCCTGTGCATCATCATGGGGTGCTTCTGCTTGTGCTGGGCCCCCTTCTTTATCACAAACATAGTGGACCCTTTCATAAACTACACGGTGCCGGGGAAGCTGTGGACGGCGTTCCTGTGGCTGGGCTACATCAATTCAGGGTTGAACCCTTTCCTCTACGCCTTCCTGAACAAGGCTTTCAGACGTGCCTTCCTCATCATCCTGTGCTGCGGTGTTGAGCGATACCGAAGGCCTTCCATCCTGGGGCAGACGGTGCCCTGTTCCACCACCACAATAAACGGATCGACTCACGTACTAAG
- the HTR4 gene encoding 5-hydroxytryptamine receptor 4 isoform X1, protein MEELDVNVSSSETFGVAEKIVLLTFISAVILMAILGNLLVMVSVCRDRQLRKIKTNCFIVSLAFADLLVSVLVMPFGAIELVQDNWIYGEMFCLVRTSLDVLLTTASILHLCCISLDRYYAICCQPLVYRNKMTPLRIAVMLGGCWVIPTFISFLPIMQGWNSIGIIDLIQQRQFNKASNSTYCIFMVNKPYAITCSVVAFYIPFLLMVLAYYRIYVTAREHARQIRVLQRAGAPGDGRQHPPDQHSTHRMKTETKAAKTLCIIMGCFCLCWAPFFITNIVDPFINYTVPGKLWTAFLWLGYINSGLNPFLYAFLNKAFRRAFLIILCCGVERYRRPSILGQTVPCSTTTINGSTHVLRYTVLHNGHHQEHEKLPIHNDPESQESCF, encoded by the exons ATGGAAGAACTTGATGTTAATGTGAG TTCGAGTGAGACCTTCGGCGTCGCGGAGAAGATCGTGCTGCTCACCTTCATCTCTGCCGTGATCCTGATGGCCATCCTGGGGAACCTGCTGGTGATGGTGTCCGTGTGCCGGGACAGGCAGCTCAG GAAAATCAAGACCAACTGTTTCATTGTTTCCCTGGCCTTTGCGGACCTGCTGGTGTCAGTGCTGGTGATGCCGTTCGGAGCCATCGAGTTGGTTCAGGACAACTGGATCTACGGAGAGATGTTCTGCCTGGTCCGAACGTCCCTGGACGTCCTGCTCACCACGGCGTCcatcctgcacctctgctgcatCTCGCTGGACAG GTACTATGCTATCTGCTGCCAGCCTCTGGTTTACAGGAACAAGATGACTCCGCTGCGCATTGCTGTGATGCTTGGAGGGTGCTGGGTAATCCCGacatttatttctttcctccCTATCATGCAAGGCTGGAATAGCATTGGCATCATCGATCTG ATCCAGCAAAGGCAGTTCAACAAGGCTTCCAACTCCACCTACTGCATATTCATGGTCAACAAGCCATACGCCATTACCTGCTCCGTGGTGGCCTTCTACATTCCCTTCCTGCTGATGGTGCTGGCCTACTACCGCATCTACGTGACGGCCAGGGAGCACGCCCGCCAGATCCGGGTGCTGCAGCGCGCGGGGGCCCCCGGCGACGGCCGGCAGCACCCCCCGGACCAGCACAGCACGCACCGCATGAAGACTGAGACCAAAGCCGCCAAGACCCTGTGCATCATCATGGGGTGCTTCTGCTTGTGCTGGGCCCCCTTCTTTATCACAAACATAGTGGACCCTTTCATAAACTACACGGTGCCGGGGAAGCTGTGGACGGCGTTCCTGTGGCTGGGCTACATCAATTCAGGGTTGAACCCTTTCCTCTACGCCTTCCTGAACAAGGCTTTCAGACGTGCCTTCCTCATCATCCTGTGCTGCGGTGTTGAGCGATACCGAAGGCCTTCCATCCTGGGGCAGACGGTGCCCTGTTCCACCACCACAATAAACGGATCGACTCACGTACTAAG